Part of the Nicotiana sylvestris chromosome 5, ASM39365v2, whole genome shotgun sequence genome is shown below.
caatttaattaaaaatacttaTCGTAATGTATATGATACTTATATTAATGTATATTGttcaaataaggtcagatacaaagtttgtgctaaatatagaattattatttcaacttaaaattaatgtgtaagatacaaaacgaaattttaattgattctttctcaaaaaaggatacctaccacaactgaattatacacaagtTTAAGTAAAGATACCTATAGCTATAATATATTTGTTTGCTTAATGAAATTGCATCCCTCTTTGTGTACGTCCAACATATTCTCAAAAAGAgaacatttttagtttaaaaaagaataaattatacacaaaatttaattaaaaatacttatattaatgtatatgatacctatattaatgtatattgttagcaaataaggtcagatacaaagcttgtactaaatataaaattattatttcaacttaaaattaatgtgtaagatacaaaacgaaattttagttgattctttctcaaaaaatgatacctaccataactgaaatATACACAAATTTAAGTAAAGACATCTATAGCTATAATATATTTGTTTGCTTAATGGAAGTTGTATCCCTCTTTGTGTACGTCCAACAGATTCtcaaaaagaaaacatttttagtTTAAATGTTCCAATAATTGTTTTTGATTTATTAAAGAATGAAATTCAATTTACAAAAAATCTTGGATTACTACTTTCATTAAATATTTTTCCATTTATAATCCAAATTTTTtgtgttgtcttaaaattgccaaatgacttcattttagcttgccacttggcttaaccacattgCAAACTATTctctttttaatataatatagatagatatagattattGCTGTCATTAGGAGCAAGTAGGGGTCAATTTCCAGACTCATCAGCCACGGAAAAAAAATCTTTATACAAGTTGTATTTTGCTTTTGTGTTTTTGTGTACTTTATTAACTTTCCTCCTTGTATGCGTCTAATTACTCGGTCAAGAAGACAAACACCATACATAATGAATTATTTATAAATATACAACGATTTTTTAATAACTGAGTAATATACGGCAATCTCGAGTTAATATACGACAATGACTGAGTTTACTATCAAATATTCATAAATAGTTAGTTAGTCTTTATATATATACTGCTTATGAGCAAAAAATTACTGAGTTAACATAAACTCGTAACTTATAAACTAGATTTGCTCGGTTTTGTAATTGATTCCTAGGGTGCATGGATGTGTTGGGTTATGGTGGGCAAGactttagagcccgtttggattggcttatttgaataaagtaaaaaaatatttttatacacttatttttaagctaaaatgatcacacaaaaaaaagaaatcaaaagtCAAAAGGTAGAATTCCAACTAATGATGTATGTTTAAAAGTCACTTAAAATAAGCCCACCCAAACGGGCTCTTAGGTTAATAATTTGGTCGGCAGTGTAGGATAAGACGTCCTGAAAATGACTTATAGTGAAGGTTTAGATTTCTCAAAAGTAAGTTGGATTAAGTTTCATAGTTTTGCTATTTAAATTTAAAGTAGAAGTACTTAATCTATGCGATACACCTTTCGGTTGTTCGTTGGTTCTTTCATACCCGCCTTCATTAACTATAAGCAACGTAACAAATGCAGTGGACTTATTGAGTTTAATTTCATTATCTTCATCTCCATTACAAtgtttatataatttttaatcAGCGATCGATTCAGGATTTGAATTGTTCATGTTTGAATTCAAAATTTTACTATATTCAATCTAATATGCTTGCATTAGAGTAGATTATGAAATATTACACCTCTAGGCTCTAGGGGTCGTACACCCCTTCCTGTGAATGCGAGATACTTTGTGCATCCAACTGCTTTTTAAAATCTATTATTTATACTTATTAAGAGGACTTTAAATACAAATTCTCTTATAATAGAAGCAACAGTTGAGGTTCTTCACTATCCTGTTTCATCAACATGCCTGTCTGGCATCCGTGAGGAATTTCTGTTGTTGCGGCTCATTTTTGTGCATTGGTTGACACTTGACAGCACCGGTGGCTTAAATACTGGGCCCCATCTGGTTGTTTATTCTACACATTGCTAGCAATTTGCAACTTATTGAAGTTCTGAATTCTAATACACATGTTTCTCTTTTCTATTAAAGCATTAACTATAACAAATTAAGTGGATCCGACATGTATAATTAGACATTCAATACTTAATGACAACTGAATGCCCACTATTTTATGACACTAAATATTTTTGATGAATTTTAAAACCGATATCTTATTGTATTAATATATGGGAAAATATTATTGTGAAGGTGTAGTGTTAAAGCGAATTGAATTACTTGTTATATTGTTATTGCTACTCGGAATAGTGTCGGGTTAAGTTGAAGAATTGCATAATTTCATACGATatctaaattaatttattttttgagaTGTCAATTTTTTGGTATCGAATTGTCGAATATTTAGTGTACTCTATGTTTGCTTATATATATTACACTACATTTTAATATTATAATATGATACATAGTTATATTTTATGCTATTTGAATGAATAACAGAGTTTGGAGTAGGTCAGTCGATTAAATTACGGAATACATACAAAAAAAGGGTATTGCTTCTGATAATAACAAATAAAGTGGAGTCAGATGCTTAATAGAATTTCTAATATCTAATGTCTGATGCAAATTTTAAAGTAAGTGAATGGTTCAAGgcaaatattttatatttttgtattttgttttgtaTAATCTCAAGGAAAATAGAGAACAAACAAATAAATTGTAATATTTAACTAATAAATAATCTATGAAAATGATGGACATACAAAATAGAGGATAAAGTCATTTTATTCAGcataaaaataaatacaaaattcaCATCACTTTCATTTTTCAAGGGATTGAAATGAAAGAGTTGCAAATAGGCACCCATTTATAAATGTATAAAAGttatataaaatgtaataagtTGGATTATGTATCTCAAGATCTTGTAATATATTTGATCCATTTACCAAATGACTGATCTTGATATTATATAAATAAGTTTTTCCTAATGAGAACAATTATACATGAACCACTGCATTTTTTATGATACGAGAATATACGACGGTATCATATCAGAACTTATTCTAAAAATCTCAATTAAAGCATTAATTCATATTAAAAGATACTATTTATCGCAAGTGGATGATATACAATTATGAATTTATAAAATCTAATGGTGACTTATTGTGGTTTCTCttctaagactaaaaatattcaTGGAACATTTGTTTATCTCAAATCAAAACAGATAGAAAAAAGAGATGTCATGTATTCCGTAAACCAAAATATCCAAGCTGGAGAAAAGGGTGGCTAAAAGAAGATCCTTTCTTTACCAATACATGACTATTATATTTATTAATTATGCTgagtaaagaaaagaatttttcaaCACATGCTGAAATTTTAACTTCTAACGAGTAATAAAGAGAAACACAATAGATATTACTGACCTCTTTTGAATTAATGTTTTTTTGGAGGACACCACTATTTGAAttattaactatttaaaagacaGAAAAACCAAAAATCCATTTGAATAAGAAGGAAAAACTGGCTTTTTACATATGTACGAATACATTAAAACTATTTTAACTTCAAAAAAGTTATCATAGAGAAATGTGTGAATACAATTTCAGCAAAAATAAGTAGAAGAAAAACGCATTTGTTTGCAAGACTAAGGGGAAAGTTTAAGTGATCTTTTTTAGATGCAAACAAATAAATGATTGTAttttaaataaatgaaaaaattgAGAGATAAAAAACTAAAAAGGAATTTTAGCCGTTGGACCCAGTATAGCAAATTAAGAGACGAAATTAAATTATCAACACATGTCTGTGGAAAAAATATATACACTTTGTTACTGTCTACCAACTTTTGACCGATCAAAAAGTTTGATGAGGGTTAGACTCAAATTAGTATTTGTGAAGACGAAGACGATATACATTGCTTTAAAGTTTGAGATATAATAAGTATTTTAAGTACTTCAACTTTTCTTAAATACTAAAATATATCTACCGAAGAAAGAAGTTAATAAGCATTGATTCAGTTCTAAAAAATAGGTTATATTGAGTAGTAATAAGATATAgtaatacatttttcaaaaaagatgaaaagatttTGTCAAGATTTAtctttgaaattaaaaaaaaacttctagtaacaaaaattattttcttaaactatAAACACTTTTGTGATCCGAATGGAAACTTCTCATAGTAGAAAATTTTGAAATGCATTTTTTCATAACTAATATGACAttgtaaaataaaaaggaaaaatagaagaattTAAAATTTTAGATTAAGCTTAGTGGTTAAGTTGGGTCCGTGCTCAGCAGGGATCTAATGCCATTGCCTAATTAAGATCAAGTGGTAAAAGGtaataaatatttaataaaaagacATAACTCAACTAAACACAAAACAAGATAATCACACATTTTATTTGAATAAAAATTCCAAATATCTAAATAATTGTATTCCTCTATTTTCACTATGTTGGGCCCGGGTACAGCCCGGGCTACTCTCAACTAGTACAGAACATAAGTCGAAGCTATTGAGTCCAAATATACCGATAGCTTATTGACGAGATCCGCCCATATTTTTACCTTTGTATTTTTTAGAATGGAAGCAAAAGAGAAATGATTGAGATTTCATTACTTAGCTAGTGAGATGAACTTCTACACAAATCATATTTCATGATAGAATGTGAATAAAGGGAAAGGATAGCTTAAGGGCAGCAttctattttttttctcattATTTCAATCTCAATATTTTGAACTTTTGTTACTGGAGTAACAAACATCACATTATTTTTATCTTAATACTATTCTTACAAAGTTGAATTAGCTCTTCAGCAGCTCCATCCATCTCTTCACCCCTTATAGATTTCAAATTCTTGCTAATATCTTTAACTTTGGTCCTCATATTTCCCCCTATTTTCCCACGTATAACACTTTCAAGAACTTGCGCGATTTCTTCTCTATGAATCTTGCTCTCATCATCTCTAACAATCTCAACCGCGACTCCCAATTCTACCATCAACCTAGTATTCATTGGCTGATCAAGATATATAGGCATGGCTATCATAGGAACCCCAAAATCTAAACACTTTATTACAGAACTCCAATCACAATAACTTATAAATCCACCAATACTTGTATGATTTAGAATTCTTGATTTTTGTTCCCATTTGTCCAAAACTTTTCCTCTTTCTCCAATTCTTTCGAGAAAACCTTGTGGTAGTACCTCTTCAAGATTTTGTTCTTCCCCCTTTGAAAATCTTACAACCCATATGAAATTAACATTACTAAACTCCAATCCAAAAGCTATCTCTTCCATATCTTCTTTTGTCAATAAATGCTCACTCCCAAAGTTGACAAAAACAGTGGAATTCTCATCTTTCTTTTCTAGCCAATGAATGAGCTCCACGTCATCGGCGTCATTAGTCATTGGATCTTTGATTGGTAGACCAACTGGAATAACCTTCCAATTGCTTAATTCAGAGAGATAATCTATATATTTGGCCTCTATAATTCTAGAGGTACTCATCAACATAAATTGCATACTTCCTTTAGCAAAAGGATCCACATCATCAGGATCTTTCTCTTTAGCAAATTTTGCACTCATTTCACCCCATTTAACAAGCTCACTTTCCTTAGGATAAATATCTGGGAAAGGGAATTCAACCTCTGGTTTTCTTAGTGAATTAAAGAAGTATGAAAATATAGCCGCACCACAAGTTATGAACTTGATTGATGGAATGTTGTGCTCATTCGCGACAACTTCAGCCCATTGAAGTAAAATATCATAAATTACCAAATCAGgtttcaaattttccaagattTTGGAGAAGTTTGGTTTGGAAAATTTCAAGGCCTTTTGAACAATGTGATCAAGATTTGGTGGAAGATCATTGGTTGTATGGCAATGAGGAGCTAAAAGTTGGGGCAATTTTGGTAAATGAAGCTCAACAATCTTAATTGAAGCCGAATATTTTTCTGGGATTTCTTTACCTATTGATTCAAGACTTATTGGCGTAGAGCATACGCGAATCAAGAATCCCTTGTCTGCGAGTTTCTTGGCTAAGTTTAGAAAAGGAGAGATATGTCCATATGCCAACCAGGGGAACATCAGTACCTTCAAATTAGTATTACGACGTTCTGTTACATTTGTACTCGTTAgaactttcttcttcttcttaaagaAAATACTCATGTTTTTATCTTTAGAGTGAAAGAAGGATGAGAAAGCAGAGGTGGAATTGACTGGATTTATCAGAAACAAGAGAGAGTaggacaaaaataaaaaatgtgaaGTTTCCTGTGATTTCAATGTTTATATGTTGTTGATTTGGACTACtattacaaaagaaaaaaaaatgttgtcgTCGATTTCAAGGCCAAGCTCATGAAAATGACTGGTTGTGTGATTATATTGTTCTTAGGATTTTCCATTAATGTAGATTTTTAGCTAAGTTTTACGGAGAGTGACTAGTTGCGCAAATGAGAGGCGGAGCTAGAGATCGAAGTACGGGTTACTTTTGGTCCAAACTCCGTATTTGTCTTATgattaaattattaatttaaaactcaGCAACTTAAAAAGattaaaatcttgaacccataaactttaaatccCGGCTCCACCTCTATGCACGACTGTTTGTTTAGCTATGTTTGAGAGCTGGATCCACTATATCTTGTTAAAAATATTACGACACTAATTCGGTTTTTCCAATATATTACAATAATATTCAAGACATATTACACAGATTTCCCCCCTACTGAAGAACTGGAGGAACTTGATAGTTAATTATACAATAAACAAATAATACTCCACTCCAAtatttgataatgactagatttTAATGACGGTTTAAAAGGCAGATTTTAGTCTTAACAAACTTTCTGGTCGAGTCTAAAGATGCATGCGATTGATTAAGGAATTGAGAATTCatatagaaaataataataataataataatatattcaGTGTTTTCCCAAAATATGGGGTTCGAGGAGAGtaatatgtatgcagaccttagtcataccttgtgaaggtagaaagactgttttcgatagactctcggctcaaaaaaaatatttttcactaGGTTTAAATAAGAAAAAGTATTCATATCGAAAGCTAAACAAAATTATACTTTAAGAATGTGAATAATAGGATAAATTTATAGGTCGCATCCTATTTTTCTCACTATTTCAACCTCAAATATTTTGAAGATAACCAGACCTAACAGACAATTTTGTAAACTGAATTACAACATCACATTATTTGCACTAATTAACTACTAGTATATATTCTCACAAAGTTGAATTAGGATAAATTTAAGTTGGATCCTATATTTCTCGTTGTTTCAACCTCACTTACAAACAACTTTGTAAACTGAATTACATTATTTGCACTTATTACTATTCTTACAAAATTGAATTAGCTCTTCAGCAACTGCATCCATCTCTTCACCCCTTGTAGATTTCAATTTCTTGCTAACATGTTTAACTTTTGTCCTCAAATTTTCCCCTATTTTCCCAGCTATGACATTTTCAAGAACTTGCGCAATTTCTTCTCTATGAATCTTGCCATCATCATCTCTAACAATCTCAACCGCGACTCCTAGTTCTACCGTCAACCTAGCGTTCAGTGGTTGATCAAGATGCATAGGCATAGCTATAATAGGAACCCCAAAATCTACACTTTCCATTACAGAATTCCAACCACAATGACTTATAAATCCTCCGGTATTCGGATGATTGAGAATTCTTGGTTGTGGGGCCCATTTGTTCAAAACTTTTCCCCTCTTTCCAATTCTTTCAAGAAAACCTTGTGGTAGAGCATTTTCAAGATTTTGTTCTTCCCCTTTTGGAAATCTTACAACCCATATGAAATTAACATTACTAATCTCCAATCCAAAAGCTATCTCTTCCCTATCTTCTTTTGTCAAAAAATACTCACTTCCAAAAGAGACAAATACAGTTGAATTCTCATCTTTTTTTCCTAGCCAATCAAAAAGCTCCACGTCATCCGTGTCATTACCCATTGAATCTTGGACTGGTGGACCAACTGGAATAACATTCCAATTACTCAATTCAATAAAATAATCTATGTATTTTGCCTCTATAATTCTAGAGGTACTCATTAACATAATTTGCATATTTCCTTCAGTAAAAGGATCCACATCATCAGATTCTTTTTCTTTAGCTGATTTTGCCATCATTTCACCCAATTTTACTAACTCAATTTTCCTAAGATAAACAGCTGGGAAAGGGAATTCAACCTCAGGTTTTTTTACTAAgttaaaaaaatatgaaaacacAGCTGCACCAGAAGTTAACAGCTTGACTGCTGGAATATTCTGTTCATTCGCTACGTCTTCCGCCCATTGCTGTAAAATATCATAAACTACCAAATCAGGTTTCAGATTTTCCAAGATTTTGGAGAAGTTTGGTTTGGACATTTTCAAGGCCTTTTGAAGGGTGTGATTGAGATGGGGTGGGAGACCATTAGTTGTATGGTAATGAGGAGGAAGTTCAGGCGATTCGGGTAAATGATATTCAATAAGCTGTATTGAAACAAAGTATTTTTCGGGTATTT
Proteins encoded:
- the LOC104224971 gene encoding beta-D-glucosyl crocetin beta-1,6-glucosyltransferase-like, with product MDTQVTECGNSNLKVLMFPWLAYGHISPFLNVAKKLADKGFLIYLCSTPINLKSVVKKIPEKYFVSIQLIEYHLPESPELPPHYHTTNGLPPHLNHTLQKALKMSKPNFSKILENLKPDLVVYDILQQWAEDVANEQNIPAVKLLTSGAAVFSYFFNLVKKPEVEFPFPAVYLRKIELVKLGEMMAKSAKEKESDDVDPFTEGNMQIMLMSTSRIIEAKYIDYFIELSNWNVIPVGPPVQDSMGNDTDDVELFDWLGKKDENSTVFVSFGSEYFLTKEDREEIAFGLEISNVNFIWVVRFPKGEEQNLENALPQGFLERIGKRGKVLNKWAPQPRILNHPNTGGFISHCGWNSVMESVDFGVPIIAMPMHLDQPLNARLTVELGVAVEIVRDDDGKIHREEIAQVLENVIAGKIGENLRTKVKHVSKKLKSTRGEEMDAVAEELIQFCKNSNKCK